The genomic window CGAGTTTGTATCCGTTAGTCTCGAGGAGAACTGCGAGTTCTTCTATTTTGGGATACTTGTTTCCAGGGAAAAGCAAGCTGCTTTCTCCTGGTTGTATTTCTCCCAGGTCGTCTACTCCGGCATCAATAAATTTAATGATATTCTGGTTAAGTATAATTGGAACCCTTATTTTGATCTCTTTTGGGAGGATCTCTCTCGCTAGTTTTACTGTAGATAACATTAATTCTTCTGTTGTTGGCTGTAGCTGATTTACAAACCGTCGTCTTGGAATGTAGTTATGAAGAACGACATCTTGTATATGTCCATATTGTTCGTTGATTTTTTTGATAATGGTAAGGGTTTCTATTCTGTTATCTTCGGTTTCGCCCATGCCGACTCTTAGTCCTGTGGTTACCGGTATTTCCAGCTTTCCGCAGCTTTCAATGAACTTGACACGTATGTCCGGATCTTTTCCCGGAGAATTCTGGTGAATACTTTCAAGCAGGTTGCGATTGGTTGTTTCCAGGTTCATTTCCATTGAAACGCTTATTTCTCTGAGATAGCGTAATTCTTTTGGAGTTAAATATCCGATGTTAAGGTGCGGCAGCAGACCTTCAAGAAAGGCAAGCTCGCAGATAGTGTAAACATATTCCGAATATGATTCGAATCCCCAGGTATCAAGCTTTGTTCGTATGAGATTAATAGTGTCGGGTCTTTCTCCTGCAACAATATTAACTTCCCTGGCTTTACGCAATCGAGCTTTTTTGAAGCATTTGATTGTATGATAGGGCACCATTAACGGTCCGCCGATATCTGGAAAATCGCAATATTCGCATTGGTTATGACAGTGTTTTGTGAGCGCTATTGTAATGCTGTTTGAATAAGTAATCACTCGCTTGTCTTCATCGAGTATCGGTGAGAAGTTTTCTGGAGAGTCAATATCCTTGTCTTCCGGATTTTTGGCTTTGTTGAAATTAATATTTCCAAAGTTCGTTGTCATTAACACACTCCTGTTAATAAAAAAATGTCTTTTTTTAAAAGGCCTAATTAATCTAACATATTTAGGAAGACAAAATCAAGTGCTATCTTTTGAAGAGAGTTTCGATTATCAATATATTATTTATTTTTAAACAAAATCTTTAAAAAGAAAAATACCAATCCGGCAAGACCTCCAAAGATGGCAGCAGTTTTTGTTGTTAAGATAGTTTTTATATTTCCGTTGATCTTTTTGCCGATAAATATTACGCTCTTTATCTCTTCTGCGGTTGTATCTCTGGAATAATTAACGAAAGAGTTCATTTTGGTAGCATGAGTTGCGTTGCTTACTGAAACCACATTTAAAGTATTATCGAGAATAGTTTCATTCGAGTCGTTGATACATACTACGGTATCGGAATATTTGGCTTTTTCAGATGATACTTTATATGCAGCCATTTGGGTTGCATCAAAGTTTTGAGTGATAACGTTTTTTATAAGTGATTTCTCTACTTTTGCGGAGTTTTTGGCTGAAATGTTCTTGGCAGAAGAATTCGCCATTTTTACGATCTCAGCATTAACATCTCCAACGGTTTCTTCATTAATAATAACGCCTTTTGATTTCTGGTATACGTTGATGTTCTCATGAGAGAGGTCTTCATCGTTTTGTTGGTTATCTTTATCTTCAAATTGGTTTGCCGGCATTATTATTCGCTCCTTTGTGAGTAGAATTATAAATTTTAAAAATTATATTACCTAAATTAGTGGTTTTTGTCAAATTTTAGTCTATCCCTTGTAGGATTAAGTTGATCTTTTTATCAAAGAAAATTTTATCCAGCGGTTTTACGAAATAATATGTTATGCCATAAGCATAAACTTTTTTTATGATTTCTTTATCTCGAATTCGGGATATTATAACAATTGGGGTTTTGCTGAGTTGTTGTATTTCCCTTATAGCTTCTAAGATCTCAAACCCAGAGATCTGGTTGTAAAAATCAATTTCCATGAAGATTATGTCGGGCAGAAAATCCAGAATTGCGCAGAGCGCATTCTTAGGATCTATACAAATATTGACCTCGACGCCGTAGTAGCGATTAAGGATATACCCGTAGTTTTTGCCTTCGTTAAATGTATTTTCAATTATTATAGCTTTTTTTTTCATTTTTAAGCCTTTAGGAAAATACTATATATATATGAGTAAATATATTTCATTATAACAAATTGCTTTGATTAATAGCAAAATTTATGTTTTTCTACTAATTTTTGACAAGCGTAAAGTAAGTGGTAAAATAAATACGTTTAGACGTGTGCATTGTATCTCACAGGCTGGATGAGTTATTGCTTGCCTGAGATTACAGATATTTAAAGCATATTTGAAATAGAATCAAAAAATAGAGAAGAGAATTATTGTATGATTTCAAAGAACTTTCGATTAACGTCTCCATATAGCCCGGCAGGTGATCAGCCGAATGCGATTAAGGAACTTCTCGGGAATTTGCAAAATAATATCCCGGAGCAAGTATTGCTTGGCGTTACAGGATCCGGGAAAACATTTACTATGGCAAACGTAATTGCGTCTGTTAATAAACCTACGCTGGTCATTGCGCACAATAAGACATTGGCTGCTCAGTTGTGTGCCGAGTTCCGGGAATTTTTCCCTGATAACGCAGTAGAGTACTTTGTGTCGTATTTCGATTATTATCAGCCTGAAGCCTACGTGCCGCAACAAGATCTCTTTATTGAAAAAGATTCCAAAATTAATGACGAAATTGACCGGTTGAGGCACTCTGCCACTCGATCACTTTTCTCAAGAAAAGATGTTATCGTTGTTGCGTCCGTTTCCTGCATCTATGGCTTGGGCACTCCTGAAGATTATCTTGGTGCAATAAAAGTATATGCTGTCGGGCAGATGCAATCACGTACGAAGCTCTTAAAAGATCTTGTATCGATACAATATGAAAGAAATGACCTTGAACTTAGCCGAGGAAAATTCCGTATTCGCGGAGATGTGATTGAGATTGCCCCTACATATGAAGAGAGTATCATCCGTATCGAGTTTTTTGGTGATGAGATCGAAAAAATAAGTGAATTGGACCCTGTGACCTTTAATCTGCGAATGGTTATGCCTGAAGTAACCATATTTCCTGCAACTCATTACGTTACACTGGAAGGCCGCTTGCCTGAAATTGTCAGCAATATCCGGCAAGAGCTCTCTGAAAGGCTCGACGAACTGAAGAACGAGAATAAACTG from Candidatus Margulisiibacteriota bacterium includes these protein-coding regions:
- a CDS encoding 7,8-didemethyl-8-hydroxy-5-deazariboflavin synthase subunit CofG; this translates as MTTNFGNINFNKAKNPEDKDIDSPENFSPILDEDKRVITYSNSITIALTKHCHNQCEYCDFPDIGGPLMVPYHTIKCFKKARLRKAREVNIVAGERPDTINLIRTKLDTWGFESYSEYVYTICELAFLEGLLPHLNIGYLTPKELRYLREISVSMEMNLETTNRNLLESIHQNSPGKDPDIRVKFIESCGKLEIPVTTGLRVGMGETEDNRIETLTIIKKINEQYGHIQDVVLHNYIPRRRFVNQLQPTTEELMLSTVKLAREILPKEIKIRVPIILNQNIIKFIDAGVDDLGEIQPGESSLLFPGNKYPKIEELAVLLETNGYKLDRRLPIYYDFIINQKYSKKLAQLLDKYRYKLNLSLQEKENNKGIADMDAIDSSIEEEENEEALTVEKTAAIKLVENILENDHLDDDDENPFDEKIEEE